The following is a genomic window from Gymnodinialimonas ceratoperidinii.
CGCCGTTCCGCCTCGCCACCCAACATGGCACAGAGAATCGCAATGGCCTGAGCTTCGGTCATGGGAACGTTGTAGGAACATTAACCTTTGAGATTAAGCCCCTATTTACGTTTCTGGTGTATCGCCCATTAACCGACCGCTCAGATCGTCCAGACGCCGCGCGCCGATCTGCGCCATGTTGCTCGCCAGGTCCTGGGTCAGGACCTCCATCCAATGGCCGGGCCCCGCGCGGCCCAGGGCGCCGAGCGCATAGTGCCACGCCCGCCCCATCATCACGAAGTCCGCCCCGAGCGCCAGCGCGCGCATCACGTCGAGCCCGCTTTCCACGCCGCTGTCGAATATGATCGGCAAGTCGGTGGCCCCGCGCACCTCGGGCAGGACACGTGCGGCCCCCGGCGCCCCATCGAACTGCCGCCCCGCGTGGGTCGAGACCCAGATCGCATCGACGCCCTCGGTCCCCGCACGCGCTGCGACCTCGGGCTCGCAGACCCCTTTGAGGATCAGCGGCCCATCCCACGCCTCGCGCAACGCGGCCACGTAGTCCCAATCCGGCGCGGCGCGCAGCAGGTAGCCCACGTGGGCGGTGGAGGGCAGGGGCCCCTTGGCGAGCCCCTCGGCATAGCTGTCCATCAGGCGCATCCGCGGCATGCCGCGCGAGGCGATGCCTAGCGACCACTCGGGACAGCGCGCGACCTGCGCCATCAGCCGCGGCGTGAGGCGCGGCGGCTGCACCAATCCGCCCCGCGTTTGCCGCTCGCGCCGCGATGCGGCCGGCACGTCGACCGTCAACACCAGCGTGTGGAACCCCGCCTCCCGCGCCCGGCGCAGCATGTCATCACGCACCTCTTTGGACTTCGGCGGATACATCTGGAACCACCCCTGCTCACCGATCGTCCCCGCCAGATCCTCCGGCACCACCGTCGCCACGGTCGAGACGCAATAGGGAATGCCCGCCTGCGCAGCGAAAGCGCTCAGGATATGCTCGGCGCCCGGCCAGATCAGCCCCGACATGCCAAGGGGCGCAATGCCGAAAGGCGCCGGATAGTCGCGCCCGAGAAACGAACACTGCAGCGAAGGCGCGATCTCGCCCAAAAGCGCCGCGGGCCGAAACAGCACCGCATCGAGAGCCGACCGATTGCGCGCCGCGCCCTCTTCCCTCCCGGTTCCGGAATCCAGATACTCCCAGACGAAATGCGGAATGCGCCGTCGGGCACGCGCCTTGAGATCGCTGAGGGCGGGGTATTTCGATTGTAGAACCATGGCCACAAAGAACCCCGCAACCCCCGCAAGCTCAACCGCTTTTCACCGCGCCGCCTTCATCTTTTCGCAAATACGGCGGCGAGCGTGAGGGGCTGGCCCCTCACTCCGGCCACCCACATATCGCGCAAATGGAACAATCTGCGAACAAACCTTCCCCTCCCGCGCGTCCCGAACTATCTTCGCCCCCATGACCCAATTCGACGATTCCGACGCCTTCGAGGCCGCCGCCACCTCTTCCCTTGCCGCCCGCGCCATGGCCACGGCGCCGCAGGGCGCGGCCCCCTATATGGAAGGGCTGAACCCGGCGCAGGAGGCCGCCGTCCGACAACTCGACGGCCCGGTCCTGATGCTCGCGGGCGCCGGTACCGGCAAGACCCGCGCGCTCACCGCCCGGATCGCGCATCTGATGGCCACCGGCACCGCGCGCCCGAACGAGATCCTCGCCGTGACCTTCACCAACAAGGCCGCGCGCGAGATGAAGACCCGCGTCGGCGCACTGCTCGGGCAACCGGCCGAGGGGATGCCCTGGCTCGGCACCTTCCACGCCATCTGCGTCAAGCTCCTGCGCCGTCATGCAGAACTGGTGGGGCTGAAATCCAACTTCACCATCCTCGACATGGACGACCAGAATCGCCTGCTCAAGCAGCTGATCGTGGCCGAAGGCATCGACGACAAGCGCTGGCCGGCGCGCGGGTTGGGGTCGCTGATCGACGGCTGGAAGAACCGCGCCTTGACGCCCGAACAGGTACCCTCTGCCGATCATGGCGCCTTCAACAACCAGGGCGTGAAGCTCTACGGCCAGTATCAAACCCGCCTGAAGGAGCTGAACGCCTGCGACTTCGGCGACCTGCTGCTCCACGTCATCCGCATCTTTCAGGAGAACGAGGATCTGCTGCAGCAATACCAGCGCTGGTTCCGCTACATCCTCGTGGACGAGTACCAGGATACCAACGTCGCCCAATACCTCTGGCTGCGGCTGCTGGCGGCGGGGCACAAGAACATCTGCTGCGTCGGCGACGATGACCAGTCGATCTACGGCTGGCGCGGCGCCGAAGTGGGCAACATCCTGCGCTTCGAGAAGGATTTTCCCGGCGCCCATGTCGTCCGGCTTGAGCAGAACTACCGCTCCACCGGCCACATCCTTGCCGCCGCGTCGGGCGTCATTGCGGGCAACCGCGGGCGGCTCGGCAAGACCCTTTGGACCGACGGCGAGGACGGCGAGAAGGTCCGCCTGATCGGCCATTGGGACGGCGATGAGGAGGCCCGCTGGGTCGGCGAGGAGATCGAGGCCATGGGCCACGGCACCCGCGGCATGGACCCGATCGGCCCCAACGACATCGCCATCCTCGTGCGCGCCAGCCACCAGATGCGCGCCTTCGAGGACCGCTTCCTCACCATCGGTCTGCCCTACCGTGTCATCGGCGGCCCGCGCTTCTACGAGCGGATGGAGATCCGCGATGCCATGGCCTATTTCCGCGTCGTGGTCAGCCCCGACGACGACCTCGCCTTCGAGCGGATCGTCAACACCCCCAAGCGCGGCCTCGGCGACAAGGCACAGCAGACAATCCAGCGCATGGCGCGCAGCAACGGCGTCAGCCTGCTGGAAGGCGCGCGGCTCTGCGTCGAGACGCAGGCCATCGGCGGCAAGGGCGGGCGCGAGCTGCGCACGTTGGTCGACGGCCTCGCGCGCTGGCGCGGGCATCTCAACGGCGGACTGCGCGCCGTGGGTCCGGTGGATGACCTGATCGACGAGGAAGTCGAGCCCGTCGGCGGCCAGCTCGGCATGAGCCACGTGGAACTGGCCGAGATCATCCTCGACGAAAGCGGCTATACCGCCCATTGGCAGAACGACAAGACGCCCGAAGGGCCGGGCCGGCTGGAAAACCTCAAGGAACTGGTCAAGGCCTTGGAAAACTTCGAAAACCTGCAAGGGTTTCTCGAACATGTCAGCCTGATCATGGACAACGAGCAGGACGATCAGGAACCCAAGGTCACCCTGATGACGCTCCACGCCGCCAAGGGTCTGGAGTTTCCTGCCGTTTTCCTTCCGGGGTGGGAAGATGGCCTCTTTCCCTCGCAACGCTCGATGGACGAAAGCGGCCAGAGCGGGCTGGAGGAGGAACGCCGCCTCGCCTACGTGGGCATCACCCGCGCCGAGAAGGTCTGCACCATCTCTTTCGCCGGCAACCGCCGTGTCTACGGGCAATGGCAAAGCCAGATGCCGTCGCGCTTCATCGACGAATTGCCCGAGGATCATGTCGAAGTGCTCACCCCGCCGGGCCTTTACGGGCATCAGGGCGGCATGGGCGGTCAGATGCGCGGCATGGGCGCCAGCGCCAGCCCGGTCGAGCGGGATATGGCGGGCTCCAACCTGCACGAGAAAGCGGCGCGGGCTGACGTCTACAACTCGCCGGGCTGGAAGCGCCTGCAGGCGCGGCAGGGCCAATATGGCACCCGCCAGCCGACCGAGGCGAAGGCGATGACCATCGACGCCGAGGCGATCAGCGCCTTTTCCATCGGCGACCGGGTCTTTCACCAAAAATTCGGCTACGGCGCCGTTGTCTCGGTCGAAGGCGACAAGCTCGGGATCGAGTTCGAGAAGGCGGGCAGCAAGCACGTTGTCGGCCGCTTCCTTGTCGCGGCGGGGCAGGAGAGCGGGCAGGATGACGGCGACGTTCCGTTCTAGAGCCCCGCGAGGGGGCGGATTTCCCCCTCTCGACCTGTGGCCCCCGGCCCACTAGGCTCCGATCCGACCCGTGATCCGAGCCCGCCGCGCCTGCGCGCGGGCCCGTGAACACGCCCGCAAGACGTGAAGGAGTTCAACATGTTGCCGCGTTTTCTATCGGCTCTGACACTGTGCGCCCTGTCGGTTGGCCTCAGCTCCGGCGGGCAGGCCCAAGAGGCGTCGCAGGACTTCCTGACCCGCGCTGAAATCACCGCCCATATGGATGCCTCGGCCTTCTGCTACTTCCCCGATGCCCGCACCTCCTGCGCCTGGGCCGAGATCTACGTGGAGCAAAACGCCGATCACGTGGTTCTGGTCACCGCCTCCGCGACCTGGGACAACCCGATGGAAGTGGCCCGCTACCGCATCGACTGGCGCGGCGACGCGCTGTGCATTCCCTACGAGGATCAGGGCCTGCAAGCGATGTGGGAGGCCGAGGGCTATCGCTTTCCTTTCGATCTCGACGGTTTCACGGCGCTCCCCGATGAGATGCTCCCCGCCCGCCGCGAGGAACTGCGCGAGACCTCGCCGCGCGAGTTCTGTTTCCAGTACAGCGCGGATCCGGAGAACGCGAATCGGCTCTTGCAGCATGTCTTCCGCGACGGTGTCTGGGATGCAGAGCAGGACCCGATCGCACTGGTGCCGCGCTTTGCCAGCGGCGTGGCGATCCGGCCGAATTAACCCTCGCCGAGGATGATGGGGTAGAGCGACAGCACCAGCAGCGCCGCCATCGTCCAGTTGAACACCCGAAGCCGCCCCGGCGCGGCCAGCCAGC
Proteins encoded in this region:
- a CDS encoding ATP-dependent helicase; this translates as MTQFDDSDAFEAAATSSLAARAMATAPQGAAPYMEGLNPAQEAAVRQLDGPVLMLAGAGTGKTRALTARIAHLMATGTARPNEILAVTFTNKAAREMKTRVGALLGQPAEGMPWLGTFHAICVKLLRRHAELVGLKSNFTILDMDDQNRLLKQLIVAEGIDDKRWPARGLGSLIDGWKNRALTPEQVPSADHGAFNNQGVKLYGQYQTRLKELNACDFGDLLLHVIRIFQENEDLLQQYQRWFRYILVDEYQDTNVAQYLWLRLLAAGHKNICCVGDDDQSIYGWRGAEVGNILRFEKDFPGAHVVRLEQNYRSTGHILAAASGVIAGNRGRLGKTLWTDGEDGEKVRLIGHWDGDEEARWVGEEIEAMGHGTRGMDPIGPNDIAILVRASHQMRAFEDRFLTIGLPYRVIGGPRFYERMEIRDAMAYFRVVVSPDDDLAFERIVNTPKRGLGDKAQQTIQRMARSNGVSLLEGARLCVETQAIGGKGGRELRTLVDGLARWRGHLNGGLRAVGPVDDLIDEEVEPVGGQLGMSHVELAEIILDESGYTAHWQNDKTPEGPGRLENLKELVKALENFENLQGFLEHVSLIMDNEQDDQEPKVTLMTLHAAKGLEFPAVFLPGWEDGLFPSQRSMDESGQSGLEEERRLAYVGITRAEKVCTISFAGNRRVYGQWQSQMPSRFIDELPEDHVEVLTPPGLYGHQGGMGGQMRGMGASASPVERDMAGSNLHEKAARADVYNSPGWKRLQARQGQYGTRQPTEAKAMTIDAEAISAFSIGDRVFHQKFGYGAVVSVEGDKLGIEFEKAGSKHVVGRFLVAAGQESGQDDGDVPF
- a CDS encoding alpha-hydroxy acid oxidase — encoded protein: MVLQSKYPALSDLKARARRRIPHFVWEYLDSGTGREEGAARNRSALDAVLFRPAALLGEIAPSLQCSFLGRDYPAPFGIAPLGMSGLIWPGAEHILSAFAAQAGIPYCVSTVATVVPEDLAGTIGEQGWFQMYPPKSKEVRDDMLRRAREAGFHTLVLTVDVPAASRRERQTRGGLVQPPRLTPRLMAQVARCPEWSLGIASRGMPRMRLMDSYAEGLAKGPLPSTAHVGYLLRAAPDWDYVAALREAWDGPLILKGVCEPEVAARAGTEGVDAIWVSTHAGRQFDGAPGAARVLPEVRGATDLPIIFDSGVESGLDVMRALALGADFVMMGRAWHYALGALGRAGPGHWMEVLTQDLASNMAQIGARRLDDLSGRLMGDTPET